Proteins encoded by one window of Novipirellula artificiosorum:
- a CDS encoding glycosyl hydrolase family 28 protein: MTRIQQLALTTVLITPVVLLTLGASHAQESRSVYSVTDYGASGNGVAEDAVSIQKAIDAASEAGGGVVLFPPGEYRTATIFLKDNVTLRLEKDATIKGTPDYSLYPADIEPVYESFLLRKDRYAPRVLIVALEKENVAIEGEGTIDGNGKVPALKGKKRLASINLIRFIKCKNVRVEGTGSLERKLLITNAAHWALQPIGVDGLVVKNVHIHNYGGETPDGLAICDSRNVLVEDCRVEADDDAMTLKSGTPEILIENVTVKHSTFISRVCGFKIGPQTFGGFKNIHISNCHFEGATKPPATQYDPQQGIFLNIGTGGFIDGVLVESCTLSNIPSAMGVFLGKVDDPYWETYWPGKPKKQEYGSIKNITFRNITAKDMGTFGVMLEGRSESKLENITFEDVQIESVGGGEVQEPAPEKPGAYPNLIYLYDGNLGTWGMFSRHVDGLTLKEVYLWTKNKDPRPDLYLHDATNFNKGGYVPQVRPPAVTRVWKPDATSEFEVGAQIRAWTIKDEGMDTILDNMQQMCGINNLYMVVVMHAEHRPFAAPAFPHNPARDTWQAEDSRVTFFPEMDRYGAVKPLLSDVDWIRKTDWLGLMVDACRARGMAVGAEVSHFPIPKSLIRSHPDWQQRKIDGSSWSTSRFCPNNPEVREYVVALFGDLAANYDLDYIQTCQHLFDRNDAIDKAGSCFCRHCKAEAMKIGFDLEAAIPKLRAHPDSQPEKGSWIRLRRNSTTEFYRLIAEEIDRVKQNPKCHLRYNDTYPYRRWILEDVGMHLDKVGRHLGSLVHQDHEEQKGKPDEDFALRKAWLTKSRRLVGPDLPIVCGIAPRIKATPELVKRGIKVALEHPAEVNGLAFKHYDGASFGLMRAFKQGMIDAGVQGLTPIIGKEVEEMELDNFQRFDDYVEEWGAETTGKGSASYRFDNTSGCYDIRVSYFDEERGQSKVRLFVDGKEVINFSLDEDVDCWRWRRFENIQVNAGDEIKLVAEADRQERVRLDFVEFIPLEN; the protein is encoded by the coding sequence ATGACTCGGATACAACAACTGGCTTTGACAACCGTTCTAATCACGCCCGTCGTTCTACTGACGCTTGGTGCAAGCCACGCTCAGGAATCGCGGAGTGTCTATTCTGTCACAGACTATGGAGCCAGTGGCAATGGTGTGGCCGAAGACGCGGTCAGTATCCAGAAGGCCATTGATGCCGCCTCGGAGGCAGGAGGTGGTGTGGTTCTCTTTCCCCCGGGAGAATATCGTACGGCGACAATCTTTCTTAAAGATAATGTGACCTTACGTTTGGAGAAGGATGCCACGATCAAGGGGACTCCCGATTACAGTCTTTATCCCGCTGATATCGAACCGGTCTATGAAAGCTTCTTGTTGAGAAAAGACCGATATGCCCCGCGCGTGCTGATCGTTGCTCTGGAGAAGGAAAATGTGGCAATTGAAGGTGAGGGGACCATCGATGGTAACGGCAAAGTTCCTGCCTTGAAGGGGAAGAAGCGTCTAGCCTCGATCAACTTGATCCGGTTCATCAAGTGTAAGAATGTCCGCGTTGAGGGGACGGGATCATTGGAGCGTAAGCTGCTGATTACCAATGCCGCCCACTGGGCTTTGCAACCCATTGGAGTCGATGGCCTCGTGGTCAAGAACGTCCACATCCACAACTATGGCGGCGAGACACCCGATGGTTTGGCCATCTGTGACTCTCGTAATGTGTTGGTGGAAGACTGCCGGGTTGAAGCCGACGATGATGCGATGACCTTAAAGAGTGGCACGCCAGAGATTCTGATCGAGAATGTGACCGTGAAACACTCGACCTTTATCAGTCGTGTTTGTGGTTTTAAGATTGGTCCTCAGACCTTTGGTGGATTCAAGAACATTCACATCAGCAACTGTCATTTCGAAGGGGCCACCAAACCTCCCGCCACCCAGTACGATCCGCAGCAGGGTATCTTCCTTAACATTGGTACGGGCGGCTTTATTGACGGTGTTCTGGTCGAGAGCTGTACCCTGAGTAATATTCCCTCGGCCATGGGTGTGTTCTTGGGTAAGGTTGATGACCCATACTGGGAGACCTATTGGCCGGGCAAACCGAAGAAGCAAGAGTATGGTAGTATCAAGAATATCACGTTCCGCAATATTACGGCCAAGGACATGGGGACCTTCGGCGTCATGCTTGAAGGCCGTAGTGAGAGCAAGCTTGAAAACATCACGTTTGAGGACGTTCAGATTGAGAGTGTTGGTGGCGGCGAGGTGCAGGAACCTGCACCTGAGAAGCCCGGTGCCTATCCCAATCTGATTTATCTCTATGACGGCAATCTCGGCACCTGGGGTATGTTTTCCCGACACGTCGATGGGTTGACGTTGAAGGAGGTCTATCTCTGGACCAAGAACAAGGACCCGCGTCCCGATCTCTATCTGCATGACGCCACAAACTTCAACAAGGGCGGGTACGTGCCGCAAGTTCGACCTCCTGCTGTCACGAGGGTATGGAAACCCGATGCAACTTCCGAGTTTGAAGTCGGTGCCCAAATTCGTGCCTGGACGATTAAGGACGAGGGCATGGACACCATCCTGGACAATATGCAGCAGATGTGCGGCATCAACAATCTCTACATGGTCGTGGTCATGCACGCGGAACACCGTCCCTTTGCCGCTCCGGCGTTTCCCCACAATCCTGCTCGAGACACGTGGCAGGCCGAAGATTCGCGGGTGACCTTTTTCCCCGAGATGGATCGTTATGGAGCAGTCAAACCGCTCCTATCGGATGTTGACTGGATCAGGAAAACGGATTGGCTCGGGCTGATGGTGGATGCCTGTCGAGCCAGGGGAATGGCGGTCGGTGCCGAGGTGTCTCATTTCCCTATTCCCAAATCGCTGATCAGAAGCCACCCGGACTGGCAACAGCGCAAGATCGATGGCAGCAGTTGGAGCACCAGCCGGTTCTGCCCCAATAACCCGGAAGTTCGTGAATACGTGGTAGCCCTCTTTGGCGATTTGGCTGCCAACTACGACTTGGACTATATCCAAACCTGTCAGCACCTCTTCGATCGAAACGATGCCATTGACAAAGCAGGAAGTTGTTTTTGCCGTCACTGCAAGGCCGAAGCCATGAAGATCGGTTTTGATCTTGAGGCTGCCATTCCCAAACTGCGAGCCCATCCAGACAGTCAACCCGAGAAGGGCAGTTGGATTCGGTTGAGACGAAACTCCACCACGGAGTTCTATCGACTCATCGCTGAAGAGATCGACAGGGTGAAGCAAAATCCCAAATGCCATCTGCGTTACAATGATACCTATCCCTACCGCCGCTGGATCCTGGAGGACGTCGGCATGCATTTGGATAAGGTGGGGCGCCATCTCGGTTCGCTTGTCCATCAGGACCATGAAGAACAAAAGGGCAAGCCCGACGAGGACTTTGCCTTACGCAAGGCCTGGCTGACCAAGAGTCGACGTCTGGTCGGTCCTGACCTGCCCATCGTTTGCGGAATTGCCCCTCGCATCAAGGCGACACCCGAACTGGTGAAGCGGGGGATCAAGGTTGCCCTTGAACATCCGGCCGAGGTCAACGGCCTGGCCTTCAAACATTATGACGGCGCCTCGTTCGGCCTGATGCGGGCCTTCAAGCAGGGAATGATTGATGCCGGTGTGCAGGGACTGACGCCCATCATTGGAAAAGAGGTCGAAGAGATGGAACTCGATAACTTCCAGCGTTTCGATGATTACGTGGAAGAGTGGGGCGCCGAGACCACTGGTAAGGGATCGGCTTCCTATCGATTTGACAACACCTCAGGCTGCTATGATATCCGTGTCTCCTATTTCGACGAGGAACGGGGACAAAGCAAAGTTCGACTTTTTGTTGACGGCAAAGAGGTCATCAATTTCAGCTTGGATGAGGATGTAGACTGTTGGCGCTGGCGACGTTTTGAAAACATTCAGGTGAACGCGGGTGACGAGATCAAACTGGTCGCAGAAGCAGACCGGCAAGAACGCGTCCGCCTCGATTTCGTCGAATTCATTCCTCTTGAGAACTAA
- a CDS encoding efflux RND transporter periplasmic adaptor subunit produces MRRLGCIGSLLIAIAGGCNRPLASSEDSKQDTETANVSLISSSLPEIDIATVTRRDVSQDLELVGTLIPVRKTTIVAEVNGVVEFIAESDRRVQFGCKKSTEAMQLVIDIGSIVRKGDVLVRLKDSEQRLAVEGAKAQCVLLEKQLADLLSWRRDEEIVQLRATLAEKKAQAEYAIATVDRFKKLLPQNAVSRSVYDQAVAEAARVRAEVERAEASLEIALAGPTPEQIDVAKAQLAVAQADVASRLDTLNKMTIQAPYDGIITHRYIDIGDRLIEMKDPEIVDMIDARVLQAEVAVPERFFSGIKLGDTGQIAVEGLTEPVAGIIDRIGGEIDSNTRTFLIRLSIDNTEGRLRPGGFARVFLPVASAKATLTVPYSAVAFQEGRPVVFVFHSQGADQGKVHSQEIRLGVCSHEHYEILSGLNEGQRVAYGQTAILNDGLMIRSRMKSEQHGITLSEQATVTVATDGAMHK; encoded by the coding sequence ATGCGACGACTCGGATGCATCGGATCGTTGCTTATCGCGATAGCAGGCGGATGCAATCGGCCCCTGGCGTCGTCGGAAGACAGCAAGCAGGATACAGAGACAGCGAATGTCTCGCTCATCTCAAGTTCGTTGCCGGAAATCGATATTGCCACTGTCACTCGCAGAGATGTTAGCCAAGACCTGGAACTGGTTGGGACCTTAATTCCCGTGCGAAAAACAACGATAGTCGCTGAAGTCAATGGCGTGGTTGAATTTATCGCCGAATCGGATCGCCGCGTACAATTTGGTTGTAAAAAAAGCACAGAAGCAATGCAGCTTGTGATCGACATCGGTAGCATCGTTAGGAAAGGCGATGTACTGGTACGACTAAAGGATTCCGAACAGCGACTTGCCGTTGAAGGCGCAAAGGCTCAGTGCGTCTTACTGGAAAAGCAACTTGCCGATTTACTCTCCTGGCGTCGCGATGAAGAAATCGTGCAGTTGCGAGCCACGCTGGCGGAGAAGAAGGCTCAGGCCGAATACGCCATTGCCACAGTTGATCGGTTCAAAAAACTACTACCGCAAAACGCAGTCTCAAGGTCGGTCTATGATCAAGCGGTTGCCGAAGCCGCACGTGTTCGCGCCGAAGTCGAACGGGCGGAAGCATCGTTGGAAATCGCTCTAGCGGGACCGACCCCGGAGCAGATCGACGTCGCCAAGGCTCAGCTTGCCGTCGCTCAAGCCGACGTCGCGAGCCGTCTGGACACGCTCAACAAGATGACGATCCAGGCCCCCTATGACGGCATCATCACGCACCGCTACATCGATATCGGTGATCGTTTGATCGAAATGAAAGACCCTGAGATCGTTGATATGATCGACGCCAGAGTCTTGCAGGCCGAAGTCGCCGTTCCGGAGCGTTTCTTTTCGGGAATCAAGCTTGGAGACACGGGCCAGATTGCTGTCGAAGGGCTTACCGAACCGGTCGCAGGCATCATCGATCGTATCGGTGGTGAGATCGACTCCAACACTCGTACGTTCTTGATTCGGCTTTCTATCGACAACACCGAGGGTAGGCTCAGACCCGGCGGATTTGCTCGAGTTTTTCTGCCGGTTGCTTCTGCAAAGGCGACGTTGACCGTGCCGTACTCAGCCGTCGCGTTCCAGGAAGGGCGTCCGGTAGTTTTTGTGTTCCATAGCCAAGGCGCTGATCAGGGGAAAGTCCACAGCCAAGAGATTCGCTTGGGCGTTTGCAGTCACGAACACTACGAAATCTTGTCCGGTCTGAACGAAGGGCAGCGGGTTGCTTATGGACAGACGGCGATTTTGAACGACGGCTTGATGATCCGGTCTCGGATGAAATCTGAGCAGCACGGCATCACTTTGTCTGAGCAAGCAACCGTCACGGTGGCGACGGACGGAGCGATGCACAAATGA
- a CDS encoding TetR/AcrR family transcriptional regulator — protein sequence MQNNAPNRAEEALFSAEIETDPKRKCILEAAIETFAQNGFRGTDVQEVANLASVGKGTVYRSYGTKEELFWAVSREVDGRLIKHINDGLKQPSEDYRDHLRSIAIRFAEFHAQNPSCLEIAILARSEFQGSIPEHHLAQHREQLEILTTQFENFQQTACGHSVSSRDLMYCFIAMLRGVVNMYCYAESFEWSKSLVEFMEISVDVFLRGLEQDGAQ from the coding sequence ATGCAAAACAATGCACCAAACCGTGCCGAAGAGGCGCTGTTTTCCGCGGAAATCGAGACCGATCCCAAGCGGAAGTGCATTCTCGAGGCTGCAATCGAAACGTTTGCCCAAAACGGCTTTCGCGGGACAGATGTCCAGGAGGTCGCGAATCTCGCATCGGTTGGCAAGGGGACGGTTTACCGAAGTTACGGCACCAAAGAAGAGTTGTTCTGGGCCGTCTCTAGAGAAGTGGACGGCCGGCTCATCAAGCACATCAACGATGGGCTTAAACAACCGTCGGAAGACTATCGCGATCATTTGCGATCGATTGCCATTCGGTTTGCAGAGTTCCATGCCCAAAACCCTTCGTGCCTAGAAATCGCCATTCTCGCACGTTCGGAGTTTCAAGGTTCCATTCCCGAGCATCACCTCGCACAACACCGCGAACAGCTCGAAATACTCACGACACAGTTTGAGAATTTCCAGCAGACCGCCTGCGGACACTCCGTTTCCAGTCGCGACTTGATGTATTGCTTCATCGCAATGTTACGCGGCGTCGTGAACATGTACTGCTATGCGGAGTCTTTCGAGTGGTCAAAGAGTCTTGTGGAGTTTATGGAAATTTCAGTTGATGTCTTTTTGCGGGGTCTGGAACAAGATGGGGCTCAATGA
- a CDS encoding arylsulfatase, with protein sequence MQPRRFIQLFVVACLFATTAYRVEAEKPNVVIVITDDQGYGDLAFTGNPAIKTPNIDKLCRQGTLLNNFHVDPTCAPTRSALMTGRYSDRVGVWHTVQGRNMLRRREITMANVFSQNGYATGLFGKWHLGDCYPYRPEDRGFQHCVYHKAGGVGQAPDYWGNDYFDDTYIAGGKHQRFDGFCTDVWFDEGMKFIKANLDKPFLAYISTNAPHSPYYCPEEYTKPYEGNPQVSITEFYGMITNIDDNMAKLMKLLEQEGIADNTILVFMTDNGTAGGLKNGRGYDGGMRGMKNSEYDGGHRVPFIIRWPNGKIEAGKSVEQLTAHIDILPTFIQLCGLKTPDIEFDGSDISDLLYTDGKEWQDRALVVESQRVVDPIKWRKSAVMTDRWRLVNGEELFELKADPKQTNDVASQYPEVFQRLRGEYDKFWNDVSREHDLTSYMVIGSEHSPIVSLSSHDWLIDKLPPWNQSHIKQGAVAEASFWAIEVERDGDYEISLRRWPVEADMGINDGTYGKAFNYQQARLRIGDVDETKDIPEGAKEITFRVSLKKGVTQLAPVFIGPGLAATPYYAYVTHLPTPGWQTPQGMGIPIYDPTYGRVPPQVK encoded by the coding sequence ATGCAACCAAGACGTTTCATTCAACTTTTTGTCGTCGCATGTTTGTTTGCAACGACAGCCTACCGAGTCGAAGCAGAAAAGCCCAATGTCGTGATCGTGATCACGGACGACCAAGGCTATGGCGATCTGGCCTTTACCGGCAACCCTGCGATCAAAACTCCCAATATCGACAAACTCTGCCGACAGGGAACGTTGCTGAACAACTTTCATGTCGATCCCACTTGCGCGCCGACGCGTTCGGCGCTGATGACCGGCCGCTATTCGGACCGCGTCGGAGTCTGGCACACGGTTCAGGGACGCAACATGCTGCGTCGACGCGAAATCACGATGGCCAATGTTTTCAGCCAGAACGGCTATGCCACTGGACTCTTTGGTAAGTGGCATCTAGGCGATTGCTATCCTTACCGGCCTGAAGATCGAGGGTTTCAACATTGCGTTTATCATAAGGCCGGCGGCGTTGGACAAGCGCCCGACTATTGGGGCAACGACTACTTCGACGACACCTACATCGCGGGCGGAAAGCACCAGCGTTTCGACGGCTTCTGTACCGATGTCTGGTTCGACGAGGGCATGAAATTCATCAAGGCGAACCTGGACAAACCCTTCTTGGCCTATATCTCGACCAACGCTCCGCATAGCCCGTACTACTGCCCTGAAGAGTACACCAAGCCCTATGAAGGGAATCCACAGGTTTCCATTACCGAGTTTTACGGCATGATCACGAACATCGACGACAACATGGCCAAGCTCATGAAGTTGCTCGAACAGGAAGGGATCGCGGACAACACGATCCTTGTCTTCATGACCGACAACGGGACCGCCGGCGGGTTGAAGAACGGCCGCGGCTACGATGGCGGCATGCGCGGTATGAAGAATTCCGAATACGACGGCGGTCACCGAGTTCCCTTCATTATCCGTTGGCCAAATGGAAAGATTGAAGCCGGGAAATCTGTCGAGCAACTGACCGCGCACATCGATATCTTGCCGACATTCATTCAACTCTGCGGACTTAAAACGCCTGACATTGAATTCGATGGAAGCGACATCAGCGACCTGCTCTACACCGATGGCAAAGAATGGCAGGATCGCGCCCTTGTGGTTGAATCGCAACGCGTGGTCGATCCGATCAAATGGCGCAAGAGCGCCGTGATGACCGACCGCTGGCGATTGGTCAACGGCGAAGAGCTCTTTGAACTGAAGGCCGACCCCAAACAGACGAATGACGTTGCGTCTCAGTATCCCGAGGTCTTCCAGCGTTTGCGGGGCGAATACGACAAGTTCTGGAACGATGTCTCTCGAGAACACGACCTCACCAGCTACATGGTCATTGGCTCCGAGCACTCGCCCATCGTCTCGCTCTCTTCGCACGACTGGCTGATCGACAAGCTTCCGCCATGGAACCAGTCCCATATTAAGCAAGGAGCGGTTGCCGAGGCATCGTTTTGGGCCATCGAGGTCGAACGCGATGGCGACTATGAAATCTCACTGCGACGCTGGCCGGTGGAAGCGGATATGGGGATCAACGACGGAACCTATGGTAAAGCGTTCAATTATCAGCAGGCGCGCTTGCGTATCGGTGATGTCGACGAAACCAAAGATATTCCTGAGGGAGCCAAGGAAATCACCTTTCGTGTGTCCCTCAAAAAGGGAGTCACCCAACTTGCTCCGGTCTTCATCGGCCCAGGTCTGGCGGCCACACCCTACTATGCCTATGTGACGCACCTGCCGACGCCTGGCTGGCAAACTCCTCAAGGGATGGGCATCCCCATCTACGACCCCACCTATGGCCGCGTGCCGCCACAAGTGAAGTAA